Genomic window (Fusobacterium varium):
ACATGCTCTATAAAGCCAGTTCTCCTACTATAATCAGTTTTGTCATACTCATCTCTATAAAAATCTTCATGGAAAAAACAATTATAATTAACTTTTTCCTCTCTTAAAAGCTTTAACAGTTCATAAGTTACCTCTTTAGAGATAACCTTTTCAAATATCATATTTTCATCTTTATCATAGATATTAGCTCCATTGTTACAGATAATATGTGTATCTATTCCAAGTTGATTTTTAAATCTAATAGCTGAGGCTTCTCCACGTCCTGTGGCAATAATAAATTCTATTCCTAATCTATTTAATTTTTTTATAGTTTCTCTTGTATAGTCAGTTATTTTACTATTTTCATCTAATAGAGTTCCATCTAAATCAGATACAATTATTTTCATTCTTTCCTCCAATTATTTTATATTAAGCAACAGGATAAGCTAAAACATATATTGCCATAGCTGTAAGATACATAAGTGATACCATAAAAATTGACAACATTATACTAGCCACTGTCTTAAATTTTTCACTCTTTTGTAAGTTAAAAATCTTAGTAATTAAGTATATATCCAATATAGGGAAGATAGCTGCAAAAATCCCCTTAGCCATTTTTATTTTTAAAGAGAATACAATTAAAAGAATAGTGATAACTATCATAGGGAAGATAATAAGATATATTGGAGTTGTAAAGGTTTCACGTAGATCTCCCTTTTCCTTTTCATCAATAAAAATATCAATATTTTTAGAATCTACAAAGATTTTTCTCTTATTTCCATTATCATCTTTAACAGTAGATCTTCCATTGTTGTTTTTTACACTTTCATCATTGTATTTTAATATGCATTTTTTTTCCTTATCAACTTCTAAAATAATTTTATTTTTTTGAAAGTCTTTATGTTTCAATATCAGTTTCATTTTTTAACCTCTCTATAAAATTTATAATATATTATATTTCTTTTCAAAAAAAATAACAAATTTTTTATTCAAAAAATAAAAATACACTCCTTATAAAAATAAAGAGTGTAAGTTTTGAAATTATCCTACATAAGATGCAAATACATGGATAAATATCATAGTACAACTTGCTATACATATCCAAGTACATCCACCAAGAATGATAGGCTTCATACCTTTAGTAAATAGATCAGCAAATTTTATTTTAAATCCTACCCCAGCTAATGCAGCTGTTACAAAGAATTTATATCCAGTTTTTAGATATTTGCTGATATTTAACATATCTTTTCCAAATAGTCCAAAAGTATTTAATAGAGCCATAACTAAGAACCAAAGAATAAACATAGGGAAAACTTTTGCTACAGTTTTAGCTATAGAAGTTTGGTTTCCTGTTCCTGCATTGTTTTTAGATTCCTCTTTAACCATTAGTATTGTAAAGATAACAGCAAGAGCTATAAGCATAGTTGTTCTTGTTAATTTTACTGTGATAGCAAGGTTTAGATCTAAAGCATGAAGAGCACTATAAGTAGCTTCAGCAGCTGCAACACTTGATGTATCATTGATAGCACATCCAGCTAAAAATCCAAATTGGTTAAGAGTAAGTCCTAAATATGTTGCTAAGTATGGATATGTTAAAGCAGCTAAGATATCAAATAAGAATATAGCAGTCATTGCATAGGCAATCTCTTCCTCTTTAGCTTTAATAATTCCTGCTAAAGTTGCAATTGCAGTTCCTCCACAGATACA
Coding sequences:
- a CDS encoding putative sulfate exporter family transporter codes for the protein MNKKYIGIITCLILAVIATKLGKLQHWVGAPMIGLLLGITILNLMPSIDKDFKAGTTFAGKKFLNIGIILAGGTLNFAEVVGYGAKALPLIIANICISFGVAYFVGKRLGVTKNTSTLVGGGTCICGGTAIATLAGIIKAKEEEIAYAMTAIFLFDILAALTYPYLATYLGLTLNQFGFLAGCAINDTSSVAAAEATYSALHALDLNLAITVKLTRTTMLIALAVIFTILMVKEESKNNAGTGNQTSIAKTVAKVFPMFILWFLVMALLNTFGLFGKDMLNISKYLKTGYKFFVTAALAGVGFKIKFADLFTKGMKPIILGGCTWICIASCTMIFIHVFASYVG